The following proteins come from a genomic window of Nicotiana tomentosiformis chromosome 12, ASM39032v3, whole genome shotgun sequence:
- the LOC104087734 gene encoding vacuolar protein sorting-associated protein 20 homolog 2-like — protein sequence MGNIFVKKPKITEVDKAILALKTQRRKLAQYQQQLDAVIEAEKQAARDLLREKKKDRALLALKKKKVQEELLKQVDVWLINVEQQLADIELASKQKAVFESLKTGNNAIKAIQCEINLEDVQKLMDDTAEAKAYQDEINAILGEKLSAEDEDEVLAEFENLESQLTVQDLPEVPSAENVEEKLDLPDVPTKAPVIADAVTEDGEDTSAGVTVRKKVMEEPLPA from the exons ATGGGAAATATATTTGTCAAGAAACCCAAGATCACAGAAGTAGATAAAGCAATTCTGGCTTTGAAGACCCAACGGCGTAAACTTGCACAATATCAGCAACAG CTGGATGCTGTCATTGAAGCTGAGAAACAAGCTGCGAGGGACTTGCTACGtgaaaagaagaaagatagaGCCCTTTTagcattaaaaaagaaaaaagtgcaGGAAGAATTATTAAAGCAAGTTGATGTCTGGCTCATAAATGTTGAGCAGCAA TTGGCAGATATAGAACTAGCAAGCAAGCAGAAGGCTGTGTTTGAGAGTTTGAAAACCGGAAATAATGCAATTAAAGCAATTCAATGTGAGATCAACCTGGAGGATGTTCAGAAGTTAATGGATGATACAGCAGAGGCAAAAGCTTATCAAGAT GAAATCAATGCAATTCTTGGAGAGAAGCTATCTgcagaagatgaagatgaagttTTAGCCGAATTTGAGAATCTGGAATCTCAG TTAACTGTGCAAGATCTGCCAGAAGTTCCTTCTGCTGAAAATGTGGAAGAGAAACTGGATCTTCCTGATGTACCTACAAAAGCTCCAGTCATTGCAGATGCTGTTACTGAGGATGGTGAAGATACTTCAGCAGGAGTTACTGTGCGAAAGAAAG TTATGGAGGAACCATTACCTGCTTGA